The Intrasporangium calvum DSM 43043 sequence GCATAGCGTCGGCCATCGAACCCTGAGCTGGCCGCCTCGAAGCCGCGTCGGCGCAGGTGGTAGGCGGCGGAGAGACCGGCCTGCCCGGCCCCGATGACGAGGACGTCCACCCGCTGCGATGTCACTCCAGCAGTGTGGCACTGGGGCCGGGCTGGGCGTCGCGGCGGACTTTCTACCGTGCCCGAGTTGAGCATCGAACCCGCCCCTCTTCTCGCAGAGCCCGCTCAGGCGACGAGCGGAGTCGCCGGCTCGCGGGTGGAGCGGCTCTCGAGGGCCATGGTCCAGGCGTTGGCCAGGCGGCGTCCCACATCGTCCGCCTCGTCCGCGGGGACGCTGTAGGGGATGCGGACGAATCGGTCCATCCCACCGTCGGTGCCGAACTGGGCTCCTCGGGCGAGGCGGACGCCGGCCGCCTCGCCCACCCGGCTCAGCGCGTCTCCCCGGTCGACCGGTAGCTCACACCAGAGGTTGAGGCCCCCGGGAGGGACGGCAAAGCGCCAGTCCGGTACGTGGGTGCGGAGAGCGGCGACCATGGCATCGCGGCGTCGTCGGGCCTCGGCGCGACGGTCGTCGAGGAGGGTGCGGCCGGAGCGGAGCAGCTCGACCAGGACGAGCTGCTCGAGGACGGCGGTGCCGAGGTCCAGGCTGTGCCGGGCCTCGAGGATGGGCGCGACGAGGGCGTGCGGCGCCCGCACCCAGCCCACCCGCAGGCCGCCCCACCACGCCTTACCCGAGCTCCCGAGGGTGATCGCCTCAGGGGAGGAAGCGGCGAACGGGGCCGGTGGAGCGGTGTCGAGTCCGAGCTCGACGAAGGTCTCGTCGATGACCGGTGTGCTGCCGGTCCGTCGGAGGACCTGCGAGGTCGACACCCGCTCGTCGCTCGACATGAGGCGCCCGGTCGGGTTCTGGAAGTCGGGAACGAGGTAGGCCAGGCGAGCACCGCCCTGCCTGAGCGCGAGCTCGAGGTGCTCGGGGTCCCAGCCCAGCGGGTCGATGGGGAAGGGGACGGGGCGCAGGCTCGAACGTCGCACGCCGACGATGGCGTTGGGGTACGTCGGGGTCTCCAGGAGCACCCGGTCGCCCGGGTCGAGGACGGCACGGAGGACGGCCGAGAGAGCGGCGTGGGCTCCGCCCGTGATGACGATGTCGCCCGGGTCGGTCGGGAGGCCGCGGCCCTCGTACCACCCAGCGAGCGCCTCACGGAGCTCGGGCAGGCCCCGCGGGTGGTACCCGGAGGTGGCCAGGTGCCGAGGCAGGTGCTCGAGCGCCCGCTCGTAGGCGGCGGTCAGTCCGGCCGCCGCGGGGAGCACGGCGTAGGTCAGGTCGATGACGTCGTCGGGGACGTCGCTGGGGACCAGTCCGGCTCGCGACAGGGCGAGACCTGAGCGGTCCTCCGGGAGAGCGGTGACGCTGCCGGAGCCGCGACGTGTGACGATGAAGCCCTCCGCCCGCAGCACGTCGAAGGCCGCACCCACCGTGGTGCGACTCAGGCCGAGCTGTGACATCAGGGCCCGTTCGCTCGGCAGCCGGGTGTCGACGAGGATGCGGCCGTCGGCGATGAGCCGACGGAGGCCGGCGGCCAGGCTCCGGTAGGCGGGCCGGGCCAGACGATCCGGGCCCAGCAGCTGGTCGACGGTGCGGGCGGAGAGCGTTCGCATGCGGTCCACTCTGACACAACTGGCTATGGAAAGTAAGGCCAATCTGACCGATCGTGGAGCCCATGCGTCGTTCCGTCCCCCTGCTCAACCTCTCGCCCCGTGACCAGCTGCGGGCGGGGCGGCTCCCACGCCGCCTCGCTC is a genomic window containing:
- a CDS encoding PLP-dependent aminotransferase family protein, encoding MRTLSARTVDQLLGPDRLARPAYRSLAAGLRRLIADGRILVDTRLPSERALMSQLGLSRTTVGAAFDVLRAEGFIVTRRGSGSVTALPEDRSGLALSRAGLVPSDVPDDVIDLTYAVLPAAAGLTAAYERALEHLPRHLATSGYHPRGLPELREALAGWYEGRGLPTDPGDIVITGGAHAALSAVLRAVLDPGDRVLLETPTYPNAIVGVRRSSLRPVPFPIDPLGWDPEHLELALRQGGARLAYLVPDFQNPTGRLMSSDERVSTSQVLRRTGSTPVIDETFVELGLDTAPPAPFAASSPEAITLGSSGKAWWGGLRVGWVRAPHALVAPILEARHSLDLGTAVLEQLVLVELLRSGRTLLDDRRAEARRRRDAMVAALRTHVPDWRFAVPPGGLNLWCELPVDRGDALSRVGEAAGVRLARGAQFGTDGGMDRFVRIPYSVPADEADDVGRRLANAWTMALESRSTREPATPLVA